The Terriglobus tenax genome contains a region encoding:
- a CDS encoding TonB-dependent siderophore receptor, producing MQSHGFWSSPSARVLRFASLALLITTAHGRSWAKNPGSTRPALETPADGAGPLICSDAPHGPARRLSGVVADQTAARIPQAQITLSCGDFRTTVSTDAAGAYALTVPSGNYLLQVEAPNFNSTQQLVSVENTTSGTEVNLTLRIGQVGSSVTVSAANEYATTETLSGTKTELPLNEVPQAITAVNRQLMDAQDVVKLDDALKNVAGVMPGGYYDGWDYYRIRGFDASFNTYIDGLRGGNGMMEETWGLESVEVLKGPSSALYGQSVLGGLVNIVTRKPVPDNFAHIQMTGGTFKFLDPAVDVGGSLNSSRTLFGRMAGLYHSANTFVDHTYRHRYYLAPSLTWRPTPATSLTLIGRAQRDNGVQGMPLPAIGTVTPGPTGTLIPISRYIGELNSHANQLAQANQQFGYQFRQSLGEHFTLRQNARFAWYQQHWNRIYYPSYLAADNRTLYRYALSWDGPWQTHEVDTNMEAHGRLLGMEHSALLGFDFFRQPGTSVGWIGGDEPLDLYNPVYNANPYQPLVQYTSSATVTQYAGIYLQDHIRLPHNVTITGGGRLEFAKNQTKGSPNQNSVGQTPRLGVTWQFIPSTTVYASFSRSFLPQSGQTYVSATQTGNIPPERGKQWEGGLKSSYFNGRLLTTLAVFQLNRTNVATTDVAHPNFMVVAGEQRSRGVELEATVHPMAGWNITSAYSYVNAVYSKDALVYGVTIPEGTPTLNAPKHIFNLWTTYEIPRGTVRGLRFGIGGRHYTDQAGDTANSFRLPQYGIADASVTYQRGPAKWQLNVNNLGNKRYYAGSYSDLYVKPGEPRVIRGTMSWNF from the coding sequence ATGCAGTCACACGGATTCTGGAGCAGCCCATCCGCGCGCGTTTTGCGCTTTGCCTCTCTGGCACTTTTGATCACCACGGCCCATGGCCGCAGCTGGGCGAAGAACCCAGGCTCAACGCGACCAGCGTTGGAAACTCCGGCGGACGGTGCGGGACCGCTGATCTGCAGCGACGCTCCCCATGGTCCGGCCCGGAGGCTCTCCGGCGTCGTGGCAGATCAGACCGCCGCGCGCATTCCCCAGGCGCAGATCACCCTGAGCTGCGGCGACTTCCGCACGACGGTGAGCACGGACGCAGCAGGCGCCTACGCCCTGACCGTGCCCTCGGGCAACTACCTGTTGCAGGTGGAAGCGCCCAACTTCAACAGCACCCAGCAGCTGGTTTCCGTGGAGAACACCACCTCCGGAACCGAGGTAAACCTGACGCTGCGCATTGGGCAGGTGGGCAGCAGCGTGACTGTCTCCGCCGCCAATGAATACGCCACCACCGAGACCCTGAGCGGCACCAAGACTGAGCTTCCGCTCAACGAGGTTCCTCAGGCCATCACGGCAGTCAACCGCCAGCTGATGGACGCGCAGGACGTGGTGAAGCTGGATGACGCGCTGAAGAACGTAGCCGGCGTGATGCCCGGCGGCTACTACGACGGCTGGGATTACTACCGCATCCGGGGCTTTGATGCCTCATTCAACACCTACATTGACGGCCTGCGCGGCGGCAACGGCATGATGGAAGAGACCTGGGGCCTGGAATCCGTGGAAGTGCTGAAGGGACCCTCCTCCGCCCTGTATGGGCAAAGCGTTCTGGGCGGCCTGGTGAACATCGTCACCCGTAAGCCGGTGCCGGACAACTTCGCGCACATCCAGATGACGGGCGGCACCTTCAAGTTCCTGGACCCGGCGGTGGACGTGGGCGGATCGTTGAACTCCTCGCGCACGCTCTTCGGACGCATGGCGGGCCTGTATCACTCGGCCAACACCTTCGTGGACCACACCTATCGCCATCGTTACTACCTGGCTCCGTCGCTGACGTGGCGTCCCACACCTGCCACCTCTCTGACGCTGATCGGCCGTGCGCAGCGCGACAACGGCGTACAGGGCATGCCGCTGCCGGCCATCGGAACGGTGACTCCGGGGCCCACCGGAACCCTGATTCCCATCAGCCGCTACATCGGCGAACTGAACTCGCATGCGAACCAGCTTGCGCAGGCCAACCAGCAGTTCGGCTACCAGTTCCGCCAGTCGCTGGGCGAACACTTTACCCTGCGGCAGAACGCGCGCTTCGCGTGGTATCAGCAGCACTGGAACCGCATCTACTACCCCAGCTATCTTGCCGCGGACAACCGCACCCTGTACCGCTATGCGCTGAGCTGGGACGGTCCGTGGCAGACGCATGAGGTAGACACCAACATGGAAGCGCATGGCCGCCTGCTGGGCATGGAGCACAGCGCCCTGCTGGGCTTTGACTTCTTCCGCCAGCCGGGAACCTCCGTTGGCTGGATTGGCGGCGACGAACCGCTGGACCTGTACAACCCGGTCTACAACGCGAACCCGTACCAGCCGCTGGTGCAGTACACCAGCTCGGCGACCGTCACGCAGTACGCGGGCATCTACCTGCAGGACCATATCCGTTTGCCGCACAACGTAACCATCACTGGCGGCGGACGCCTGGAGTTTGCCAAGAACCAGACCAAGGGTTCGCCCAACCAGAACAGCGTAGGCCAGACGCCGCGCCTGGGCGTGACCTGGCAGTTCATTCCGTCCACGACGGTCTACGCCAGCTTCAGCCGCTCGTTCCTGCCACAGTCCGGCCAGACCTACGTCAGCGCCACGCAGACCGGCAACATTCCCCCGGAGCGCGGCAAGCAGTGGGAAGGCGGATTGAAGTCCTCGTACTTCAACGGTCGCCTGCTGACGACACTGGCCGTCTTCCAGTTGAACCGCACCAACGTGGCCACCACGGACGTTGCCCATCCGAACTTCATGGTGGTTGCGGGTGAGCAGCGCAGCCGCGGCGTAGAGCTGGAAGCCACCGTGCATCCGATGGCGGGATGGAACATTACCTCGGCCTATTCCTATGTGAACGCCGTCTACAGCAAGGATGCGCTGGTCTACGGAGTCACGATTCCGGAAGGCACGCCGACGCTGAACGCGCCGAAGCACATCTTCAACCTCTGGACGACGTATGAGATTCCGCGTGGCACGGTGCGCGGCCTGCGCTTCGGCATTGGTGGACGCCACTACACTGACCAGGCAGGCGACACAGCCAACAGTTTCCGCCTGCCCCAGTACGGCATCGCGGACGCGTCCGTGACCTACCAGCGCGGACCGGCCAAGTGGCAGCTCAACGTCAACAACCTGGGCAACAAGCGTTACTATGCCGGATCCTATAGCGACCTGTATGTGAAGCCGGGCGAGCCGCGCGTCATCCGCGGCACCATGTCCTGGAACTTCTAA